In the genome of Paenibacillus pabuli, the window TGCGTGTACAGATGCGTGTGGAATTGGGTGAGCTGCACAAACGGCTCGGTGCCACCATTGTATACGTCACACATGATCAGGTAGAGGCCATGACACTGGGGGAGCGCATTGTGGTCATGAATCATGGAGATATTCAGCAGGTGGCTTCACCGAAAGAATTGTATGCGAGTCCGCGCAATATGTTTGTTGCCGGATTTATCGGTTCCCCGGCGATGAACTTCATTGATGCCCGGATTGAAGGTACGCAGGTTGTCGTGGAGGGAGCATCATTCACCTTGCCAGAGGATGTACTTGCTCGTCTTCATAGATATCAGGGCAAGTCGGTAATTATGGGTCTGCGTCCAGAGCATATTTTTGGAGAAGATGTCGCTCCGAATATCCCGACGGAACACATGCTGCAGGCGCGGGTTCAGGTCGTAGAGCATCTGGGCTCCGAGAATCTGGTGTATTTCCATTCGGGTGCCCGTACCGTGACGGCCAAGGTTCACCCGGAAACACATGCTTATGTAGGCATGGACAAAAATTTTGTACTGGACCTGCGTAAGGCACACTTTTTTGACCCGGAGACGGAGATGGCAATTGGACGGGAATAAGCTATGATTTTTTGAATCCCGTATACAAAGAGGAAAGGGGAAATTTGCGAAAAATGCATTTGCTTCCGAAGCGGGGCTGTCCTATAAGCAATGAGCGTGAAGGTGGACGCTTCTTTGCTCATTATCATTTTGTTTTAACGAATTGTACACACGTTATTCGCTCCTATGTGCACCGGTTTGAAATGTAACGAATCACAGAGGCGTTATTTATTCGATGACGTTGTTTTTTAGGCTCTGGCGTCTGGTTTTTACCACAATAACTGCACTGAGGTTCGTTAAAATCTGAATGCCTCAAAAATCTGTCGTTTAAGGTGCGGTCGATTCGTTAGCACGTTTCAAGTTTGGAGACCGGTGGTGCGGCCGAGCCAACTTATGATAGAAGGGAGAATAAAAATGCGTAAGCTGAGTCAAGTGTTGGTCAAGTCTGGGGCAGAAATCTATCGGGATATTATTCCGGTGGCCCTGTATAGCGTCGTCAGCTCTATCGTAATGGTGCCCATTCTAATGTTTGCTCCGCTGCCGATCGCGGTGCTGCTTTTGGCCGTGATTTATATGCCAATTTTGTTCGGCGTCAGTTATGCCGTGCATCACAGACTGGAACGCAAGGAGCGCCGCAATGGGCTTAAGGATATGTGGAACGGAACAATGAAGGGATTCATTCCGGGAGGGGCAGTAGGTGTGCTCTTCGCCGTGCTTGCCTTCATACTCTGGTCGACCTGGTGGTATTACGGCGGACAGGGTGGAATTACAGGCACAGCGGTGAGCATGTTCCAAACGTTCTTTGTCCTCATGGCGCTGATGTCGCAGTTCTATACCTGGCAGCTCGTGTTGCAAAAGAACATGGGCATCATTCAGGCAATGGGGGAAAGTGTGAAGCTGTTCTTCCGTCATCCGGGGTACACGATGGGAGCCTGTTTTCAGGCGCTGTGTATGACGGCT includes:
- a CDS encoding ABC transporter ATP-binding protein; this translates as MARVEFRQVRKEFKDDHKGTFTAVAGSDFVIEDKEFVVFVGPSGCGKTTSLRMIAGLEKQTSGDIVIGERIVNDLHPKDRDIAMVFQDYALYPHMTIRENLSFGLKNLKKPKSYIDEQVQNAASILGLEAMLERKPRELSGGQRQRVAVGRAIVRDPQVFLFDEPLSNLDAKLRVQMRVELGELHKRLGATIVYVTHDQVEAMTLGERIVVMNHGDIQQVASPKELYASPRNMFVAGFIGSPAMNFIDARIEGTQVVVEGASFTLPEDVLARLHRYQGKSVIMGLRPEHIFGEDVAPNIPTEHMLQARVQVVEHLGSENLVYFHSGARTVTAKVHPETHAYVGMDKNFVLDLRKAHFFDPETEMAIGRE